One window from the genome of Yamadazyma tenuis chromosome 7, complete sequence encodes:
- a CDS encoding uncharacterized protein (EggNog:ENOG503P4MY; COG:O) codes for MIQFYMLQFLRLNHSKAGTLYEVLELPRTCSLTEIKLQFKKLSKKYHPDLNNHLEDEDKKVNSDQFMKIVDAYETLKDKHKKAEYDRSLSTNGGMHSGNGQFRENYSSTYSYNNARKEWENSYYGESRNSGGSRLNRTRHRVHSFNDTDESTSTFSGEHKNYGDRFNVPHFNYNEHLSKHLKFEQRIINKKLTKQERDAILQQLTKNADLSDVSEELITKHLMRQVNRKAKGESILYRSTSNMSSSNPFMYQKPSTVQYGVHENETDYDDGSTLKAMVIIGGTTGSLFLALKWYLGN; via the coding sequence ATGATTCAGTTCTATATGCTTCAGTTCCTCCGACTCAACCATTCGAAGGCTGGTACATTGTACGAGGTACTAGAGCTTCCTCGGACGTGCTCTCTAACTGAAATCAAGCTACAGTTCAAAAAACTCAGCAAGAAATACCATCCGGATCTCAACAATCACTTGGAAGACGAGGACAAGAAAGTTAATAGTGACCAGTTCATGAAAATAGTTGACGCCTATGAAACCCTCAAGGACAAACACAAGAAGGCCGAATATGACAGATCACTTCTGACGAATGGTGGCATGCACTCGGGAAACGGACAGTTTCGAGAAAACTATTCTTCCACCTATTCATACAATAATGCCCGCAAAGAGTGGGAAAACCTGTACTACGGAGAATCCAGAAACCTGGGTGGATCTCGGTTGAACCGCACGCGTCACCGGGTCCACAGCTTCAACGACACGGACGAATCAACCTCCACCTTTTCGGGTGAACACAAAAACTATGGAGACCGATTCAACGTACCTCATTTCAACTATAACGAACACCTATCCAAGCACTTGAAATTCGAACAACggatcatcaacaagaaattgacCAAGCAAGAACGGGATGCCATACTTCAGCAGTTGACAAAAAATGCCGATTTACTGGATGTTAGTGAggagttgatcaccaaacaCCTTATGCGGCAGGTAAATAGAAAAGCCAAAGGAGAACTGATTTTGTACAGGAGCACCAGCAATATGAGCAGTTCCAATCCGTTTATGTATCAGAAGCCTAGCACCGTTCAATATGGAGTTCATGAGAATGAAACGGACTATGATGATGGGTCTACGTTAAAGGCCATGGTCATAATAGGAGGAACAACCGGTTCGTTGTTTCTTGCGTTAAAATGGTACTTGGGTAATTAG